From the genome of Bactrocera oleae isolate idBacOlea1 chromosome 2, idBacOlea1, whole genome shotgun sequence, one region includes:
- the LOC138858880 gene encoding uncharacterized protein — protein MNQNENKETKTKNRREPGSPRKKPEGASCSHKRAAFGASSTNTKRTGAKLGPEDKASTSKGAEAKAGPQKVVALEAAKLKPCGQNTAEKQGERGDAKRSTAGSASAREWPAFSMQDPSKAKYAERRRAAYLLRLVELKPPTKEELTKELQASIDCARAVIPNFKLEPPVKAAKRQRSAEEAKPSAKRPKTKGVTPAKSFAEVARNRIVIGVLDEGDPEGRIPRAQWKWVQAALTNVALEVLLSNPGPPPSCADAGWYQGQIKMIACDDERSVALYKAAIAKVGEVYPGAKLVAVDKKDIPSRPRAMVWIPATPTQPDQIMQLIRACNPSLPTEGWRYVKTFEDSVAESGVETKRATMQILLLLTKESIEPLAKSGGEINYGFTKVRITPYKSDADAADHLASGKEICKVEEDPMESSSDAESMEQGECSSSESELAARLSSLYTEKELLSDSQEDADITIVNASSTN, from the coding sequence ATGaaccaaaatgaaaataaagaaacgaaaacaaaaaatcggagaGAGCCCGGATCTCCAAGAAAAAAGCCGGAGGGAGCGAGTTGCTCCCAcaaaagagcagcgtttggagcGAGCTCAACTAACACgaagaggacaggagcgaagcttggtccagaAGACAAGGCAAGCACTAGTAaaggggcagaagctaaagctggcccaCAGAAAGTGGTAGCGCTGGAGGCAGCCAAACTCAAACCCTGCGGCCAAAACACGGCTGAAAAGCAGGGGGAGAGAGGAGATGCCAAAAGGTCTACCGCCGGAAGTGCATCTGCCAGGGAGTGGCCTGCATTTAGCATGCAGGACCCGTCAAAGGCAAAATATGCggagagacgacgcgccgcatacTTACTAAGGTTGGTAGAGCTAAAGCCGCCAACGAAAGAGGAGCTAACGAAGGAGCTCCAAGCATCAATTGACTGCGCGAGAGCAGTCATACCCAACTTTAAGTTGGAGCCGCCGGTAAAGGCAgccaagcgacagaggtcagctgaagaggcaaagccgtcagctaagagaccgaagACCAAGGGTGTaacgcccgcaaaatcatttgcagaagtggcccggaaccgaattgtcattggcgttctggatgagggagatcccgaaggaagaatccccagagcccaatggaaatgggtgcaggctgcgctgacaaatgtggcgctggaagtgctattaagcaatccgggtccgccaccgtcatgcgcagatgccggctggtaccagggccagatcaAAATGATTGCGTGCGACGACGAAAGATCGGTCgcactatacaaagctgctatagccaaggtgggagaggtataccccggggcaaaattggtagcagtggacaagaaggacataccatccagaccaagggcaaTGGTATGGATTCCGGCTACACCAACTCAGCCGGACCAaattatgcagctcataagagcctgcaacccgagccTACCCACTGAAGGGTGGAGGTATGTCAAGACATTTGAGGACAGCGTAGCggaatctggcgtggagaccaaaagggccacgatgcagattctgctgcttttaacgaaagaatccatcgaaccgctggcgaagagtggcggggagataaattacGGGTTCACGAAAGTAAGGATAACGCCttacaagtcggacgccgatgctgcagaccatctggcATCGGGGAAAGAGATATGCAAAGTAGAGGAAGATCccatggagtcctcgagcgacgcggAAAGCAtggagcaaggtgagtgttcttcttcCGAGTCTGAGCTTGCGGCCAGACTCTCAAGCTTGTATACTGAgaaagagcttttaagcgactctcaggaagacgcagatataacaattgttaatgcgtcttctacaaattaa